Proteins found in one Thalassophryne amazonica chromosome 1, fThaAma1.1, whole genome shotgun sequence genomic segment:
- the LOC117515295 gene encoding uncharacterized protein LOC117515295 → MFAANMQTESFEKRTVVVSGVPHALSSSRMIDKLIVHFQSSRRSRGGDVQEVKYPTSLGGVAFVTFDRAEDAERVVQKEHQIMSDNGFPEDYHLTVFPFSEDVYFYVSSATLDLSVFGSDHAEVLQSLRSAHRSVCFRALQHQSKVSIEGPFSAVQAVREDVINRSSWHKSAGSVQTAAVRRRQTRLNLPAASHCEPVSPRSDCSSKNLEPVSSLGLSTPLQTTGETTEVQSLYSNAQSLKYPLKKNLSNEGSTSGSFCFTNRNTEKLKSGRFQMAGPACVITADNRGSSPSTTENRAERTKADREVEISAGFRLALSEVDQLAAEQISTKRPGGSDTSQSQHRPDRISPADTKQKSYLESQPTRKNDLTESDESSTPSLETDVDDTDQLSATSPEELEVDSIWVDSSTFRYIEKFEVTELQRRFSGLNVVMEYSEENDLMQIMLTGRQKTEMFSEVQQALQHLKTLVEYWQLALRVHTITLDTDMWPEKKRLIQICDDVSYIHDDVLYMVEDSCLKVIGPSMSSHQFSQSVKHRITNMEDTFL, encoded by the exons ATGTTTGCGGCCAACATGCAGACCGAGTCCTTTGAGAAGAGGACGGTGGTTGTTTCCGGTGTGCCTCACGCGCTCTCCTCCAGTAGGATGATTGACAAGCTCATCGTGCACTTCCAGAGCTCGCGGAGGAGTCGCGGCGGGGACGTGCAGGAGGTCAAATATCCCACTAGCCTGGGCGGAGTGGCGTTTGTCACCTTTGACAGAGCTGAAG ATGCAGAGAGGGTGGTGCAGAAGGAGCACCAGATCATGTCGGACAACGGGTTTCCTGAAGACTATCATCTTACTGTGTTTCCCTTCAGTGAAGAT GTGTATTTCTACGTATCCAGTGCAACACTTGACCTCTCAGTCTTTGGCAGCGACCATGCTGAGGTGCTTCAGAGTCTGAGGTCAGCGCACAGGTCAGTTTGTTTTCGAGCTTTGCAGCACCAGAGTAAAGTCAGTATTGAGGGTCCGTTCAGTGCCGTCCAGGCCGTGAGAGAGGACGTCATCAACAGGAGTAGCTGGCACAAATCTGCAGGCTCTGTCCAAACAGCTGCTGTCAGACGACGGCAGACTCGTCTTAATCTGCCAGCAGCGTCTCATTGTGAGCCTGTCAGTCCTCGAAGCGACTGCAGTTCTAAAAATCTGGAACCAGTGAGCTCACTGGGCTTATCAACACCCCTGCAGACCACAGGTGAGACAACTGAAGTCCAAAGTCTCTACTCAAATGCACAAAGTCTAAAATATCCCTTGAAGAAAAACCTTTCCAATGAGGGTTCGACTTCAGGGAGCTTTTGCTTCACTAACAGGAACACAGAGAAGCTCAAATCTGGACGCTTTCAAATGGCCGGACCGGCCTGTGTAATCACAGCAGACAATAGAGGATCATCACCGAGCACAACAGAAAACAGAGCTGAGCGAACAAAAGCAGACAGGGAGGTGGAGATCAGTGCAGGGTTCAGATTGGCCTTATCGGAAGTGGACCAGCTCGCTGCAGAACAAATATCAACTAAACGGCCAGGAGGGAGCGATACTTCACAAAGCCAGCACAGACCGGATCGTATTTCACCGGCAGACACTAAACAGAAGAGTTATTTAGAGTCCCAGCCCACCAGGAAGAATGATCTGACTGAATCAGATGAGAGCAGCACACCTTCACTCGAGACTGACGTGGACGACACGGACCAGCTGTCTGCCACCTCTCCAGAGGAGCTGGAGGTCGACTCCATCTGGGTCGACTCCAGCACGTTCAGATACATTGAAAAATTTGAAGTGACTGAGCTCCAGCGACGTTTTAGTGGCCTTAATGTGGTCATGGAGTACAGTGAAGAAAACGACCTCATGCAGATCATGCTGACTGGGAGGCAAAAGACAGAGATGTTCTCTGAGGTCCAGCAGGCTTTGCAGCATCTCAAGACATTGGTGGAGTATTGGCAGTTAGCTTTAAGAGTTCACACAATCACGTTGGACACGGACATGTGGCCCGAGAAAAAGAGGCTGATCCAGATCTGTGATGATGTGAGCTACATACATGATGATGTCCTTTACATGGTTGAGGATTCTTGCTTAAAGGTCATTGGGCCTTCTATGTCGAGTCACCAATTCTCTCAGAGTGTGAAGCATAGAATTACTAACATGGAAGATACGTTTCTGTAA